The following coding sequences are from one Lipingzhangella halophila window:
- a CDS encoding response regulator, with product MAIRVLLADDQTMVRNGFRLILEAERDIDVVAEAGDGVTALRLARELRPDVSLLDIRMPGLDGLEVTSRLAGPQTTEPLRVVVVTTFDVDEYVHTALEGGAVGFLLKDAGPAMLIEAVRAAARGDALVSPQITVRLLRHFAGKGRQSAPEPHPHGLTDREVDIARAVAQGLTNTEVAGHLFVSLSTVKTHLGSIQAKLQTRNRVEIAAWAYTSGLMAEAD from the coding sequence GTGGCGATCCGAGTACTGTTGGCCGACGACCAGACCATGGTTCGCAATGGCTTCCGACTCATCCTGGAGGCCGAACGCGACATCGATGTGGTTGCCGAGGCCGGCGACGGCGTGACGGCGTTGCGCCTGGCCCGCGAGCTCCGCCCCGATGTGAGCTTGCTCGATATCCGGATGCCCGGACTGGACGGCCTGGAAGTCACCTCCCGCCTGGCCGGGCCGCAGACGACTGAGCCACTGCGGGTGGTCGTGGTGACGACGTTCGATGTTGACGAGTACGTGCACACGGCCCTCGAAGGCGGCGCGGTGGGCTTCCTGCTGAAGGACGCGGGACCGGCGATGCTCATCGAGGCGGTGCGGGCAGCGGCCCGCGGTGACGCGCTGGTGTCGCCGCAGATCACCGTGCGGTTGCTACGGCACTTCGCCGGTAAGGGCCGGCAGAGCGCCCCGGAGCCGCACCCGCACGGCCTGACCGACCGCGAGGTCGACATCGCCCGCGCGGTCGCCCAAGGACTGACAAACACCGAGGTCGCCGGGCACCTGTTCGTGTCCCTCAGCACCGTCAAGACCCATCTGGGCAGCATCCAGGCCAAGCTACAGACCCGCAACCGCGTGGAGATCGCGGCGTGGGCCTACACGAGCGGCCTGATGGCCGAGGCCGACTGA
- a CDS encoding class I SAM-dependent methyltransferase encodes MSDAVGSHPQYDAFADDFLDHAHSGIHNAHCDRPACLELLGEVDGRSVLDVACGPGLYAEELVARGARVVGFDQSPRMIELCRQRAPSGEFRVHDLAERLDWLPDGSVDRVLFALGIEYVDDRVAALRELRRVLRPDGAFVLSRPHPTGTWLHHGGSYFDVRVVEDVWSRGWRLRYWLAPLEQTCEELREAGFLIERLLEPRPRAESADTDPERYERMSREPTAFLALRAVPDPRR; translated from the coding sequence GTGTCTGACGCAGTAGGTTCTCATCCGCAGTACGACGCGTTCGCCGACGACTTCCTGGACCATGCGCACAGTGGCATCCACAACGCGCACTGCGACCGGCCGGCCTGCCTGGAACTGCTGGGCGAGGTGGACGGGCGCAGCGTTCTCGACGTCGCATGCGGACCGGGCCTGTACGCCGAGGAACTGGTGGCGCGCGGCGCCCGCGTGGTCGGGTTCGACCAGAGTCCGCGCATGATCGAGCTGTGTCGGCAACGGGCCCCCTCGGGCGAGTTCCGCGTGCACGACCTCGCCGAGCGGCTCGACTGGCTGCCGGACGGTTCGGTGGACCGGGTGCTGTTCGCGCTCGGGATCGAGTACGTCGACGACCGGGTCGCGGCGCTCCGGGAACTGCGGCGGGTGCTGCGACCGGACGGGGCATTCGTGTTGTCGCGGCCGCATCCCACCGGTACCTGGCTGCACCACGGTGGCAGCTACTTCGACGTTCGGGTGGTCGAGGACGTGTGGAGCAGGGGTTGGCGGCTCCGGTACTGGTTGGCGCCCCTGGAGCAGACGTGCGAGGAGCTGCGTGAGGCGGGCTTTCTCATCGAGCGGCTGCTTGAGCCCCGGCCCCGAGCCGAATCGGCCGATACCGACCCGGAGCGCTACGAGCGTATGTCGCGCGAGCCCACCGCATTTCTCGCCCTCAGGGCCGTACCCGATCCGCGACGCTGA
- a CDS encoding sensor histidine kinase, with protein MRWLLPRGRAVSPAAVDRIRSWALSGGAVVLLGWAWVGDLLNLVGARQIPAAVWGGPPRSDFNVLPVVSGAVVVAVVVGLVSLRPGRTATAAGAVVAAAVPIAASAMLAPLPTGEYFGYPFTTAELAGLLLVLAVVAFRCAPLPIVGVAAVAVSALLSDALRNIDIPESSEGLLSTAVLAVVLGLAPGLYLRWRDDQRRSQVARARQEERLSVARDLHDEVAHKLTGIVVQAQALRYIADGTPERAQAVLPEIERSAGQALASMRRLVATLRVAEDAPVTDGRGVTEALRGLEQAPGAGLPRVDVTVSGPVDDLPADVGAAVVRISQEAVTNALRHARDATDVTVNVAVGAGQANLEVRDNGQGSASSFTGGGGHGVVGMAERARLLGGEASAGPARSGPGWRVRAELPVSGLPTSEKA; from the coding sequence ATGCGATGGTTGCTTCCCCGGGGGCGTGCTGTGTCTCCGGCCGCCGTGGACCGGATTCGCTCGTGGGCTCTGTCGGGCGGTGCGGTCGTGCTGCTGGGCTGGGCGTGGGTTGGCGACCTGCTTAACTTGGTGGGGGCCCGGCAAATCCCAGCGGCGGTGTGGGGCGGACCACCGCGCTCCGACTTCAACGTGCTTCCGGTCGTGTCCGGCGCGGTCGTGGTGGCTGTCGTGGTGGGACTGGTCTCGCTGCGGCCTGGGCGGACGGCCACGGCCGCCGGCGCGGTCGTGGCGGCGGCGGTCCCCATCGCCGCGTCGGCGATGCTGGCGCCGCTGCCCACCGGCGAGTACTTCGGCTACCCGTTCACAACCGCGGAGTTGGCGGGGCTCCTGCTGGTCTTGGCGGTCGTCGCCTTCCGCTGCGCACCGCTGCCCATCGTGGGGGTCGCCGCGGTGGCCGTGTCGGCGCTGCTGTCGGACGCGCTGCGCAACATCGATATCCCGGAGTCCTCGGAGGGCTTGCTCAGCACGGCGGTACTGGCGGTGGTCCTGGGGCTGGCGCCTGGCCTCTATCTGCGGTGGCGCGACGACCAGCGCCGTTCCCAGGTGGCCCGGGCGCGCCAGGAGGAACGCCTCTCTGTTGCCCGCGACCTGCACGACGAGGTGGCCCATAAGCTCACCGGGATCGTGGTGCAGGCGCAGGCGCTACGGTACATCGCCGACGGGACGCCGGAGCGCGCGCAGGCCGTGCTGCCGGAGATCGAACGGTCGGCTGGGCAGGCACTGGCGTCGATGCGGCGACTGGTGGCGACGCTGCGCGTCGCGGAGGATGCGCCGGTGACGGACGGCCGTGGTGTCACCGAGGCACTGCGGGGCCTGGAGCAGGCGCCGGGCGCGGGGCTCCCGCGCGTCGACGTGACCGTGTCAGGCCCGGTGGACGACCTTCCCGCGGACGTCGGCGCGGCGGTGGTGCGCATCAGCCAGGAGGCGGTGACCAACGCGCTGCGTCACGCGCGCGATGCGACCGACGTTACGGTCAACGTCGCGGTGGGAGCCGGACAGGCGAACCTGGAAGTGCGCGACAATGGCCAGGGCAGCGCCTCGTCGTTCACGGGTGGCGGAGGGCACGGAGTGGTCGGGATGGCGGAGCGGGCGCGGTTGCTCGGCGGTGAGGCCAGTGCGGGACCGGCCCGCAGTGGGCCCGGCTGGCGAGTGCGCGCGGAATTGCCCGTATCCGGTCTCCCCACGTCAGAGAAGGCATAG
- a CDS encoding SDR family oxidoreductase gives MLRHASADPADPRWAEVREAAGRVHRAEKKHRKAERRDQGRAEERALFAATERYRDQAPAPTAATGGDPPPPSVGVLAAARPCYVCQTSYRLVSGDYHLLCPDCAEYNRQRRHARCSLRGRRAVVTGGRIKIGFHTALKMLRDGAEVVVTTRFPRDAARRFTAVPDSGEWLSRLRVYGVDFLDPAAVDGFLADLHQWFDHLDILVNNAAQTIRRPAAYHREVRAGEREPLTGRAAQVAIAAADRAAGPLTGAAGAATALTPRAEETAAPALFPAGRVDESGEPLDLRPRNSWSLRLHEVDPAEWLECHVVNAFVPFVLTARLRGLLESSPRPDRYVVQVSAMEGSFSRPYKSSRHPHTNMAKASLNMLSRTSAADYAAAGIHMNSVDTGWVTDENPHPTKTALREAGFRPPLDVIDGAARVYDPIVRGVNGEPVSGRFLKDFRAVEW, from the coding sequence GTGCTGCGGCACGCGAGTGCTGATCCGGCGGACCCCCGCTGGGCCGAGGTCCGCGAGGCCGCCGGACGCGTGCACCGCGCGGAGAAGAAGCACCGCAAGGCCGAGCGGCGCGACCAGGGCCGTGCCGAGGAACGTGCGCTGTTCGCCGCGACCGAGCGGTACCGCGACCAGGCACCGGCTCCCACCGCCGCCACTGGTGGTGATCCCCCACCGCCCAGCGTGGGTGTGCTGGCGGCCGCACGGCCGTGTTACGTGTGCCAGACCTCCTACCGCCTGGTCTCCGGGGACTACCACCTCCTGTGTCCCGACTGCGCGGAGTACAACCGGCAGCGCCGGCACGCCCGTTGCTCGCTGCGGGGCCGCCGGGCCGTCGTCACCGGGGGCCGGATCAAGATCGGGTTCCACACCGCCCTGAAGATGCTGCGCGACGGCGCCGAGGTCGTGGTGACCACCCGGTTCCCGCGCGACGCCGCCCGCAGGTTCACCGCCGTACCCGACTCCGGAGAATGGCTCTCCCGGCTGCGCGTCTACGGGGTCGACTTCCTCGACCCCGCTGCCGTCGATGGTTTCCTGGCCGACCTGCACCAGTGGTTCGACCATCTGGACATCCTGGTCAACAACGCTGCCCAGACGATCCGCCGCCCCGCGGCCTACCACCGGGAGGTTCGCGCGGGCGAGCGGGAACCGCTGACCGGACGCGCAGCGCAGGTGGCCATCGCGGCGGCCGACCGCGCCGCCGGGCCACTGACCGGTGCGGCGGGCGCGGCAACCGCCCTGACGCCGCGGGCGGAGGAGACCGCGGCGCCGGCGCTGTTCCCCGCGGGCCGGGTGGATGAGTCGGGCGAGCCCCTGGACCTGCGCCCCCGGAACAGTTGGAGCCTGCGGCTGCACGAGGTGGATCCGGCCGAGTGGCTGGAATGCCACGTGGTCAACGCGTTCGTTCCGTTCGTGCTGACCGCGCGGCTTCGCGGCCTGCTGGAGTCCTCGCCGCGGCCGGACCGCTACGTGGTGCAGGTCTCCGCGATGGAGGGCAGTTTCTCCCGGCCGTACAAGTCATCCCGCCACCCGCACACCAACATGGCCAAGGCATCTCTGAACATGCTGAGCCGCACCTCGGCCGCCGACTACGCGGCCGCGGGGATCCACATGAACAGCGTGGACACCGGGTGGGTCACCGACGAGAACCCGCACCCGACCAAGACGGCCCTGCGGGAGGCGGGCTTTCGTCCGCCACTGGACGTCATCGACGGCGCCGCCCGGGTCTACGACCCGATCGTGCGGGGCGTGAACGGCGAACCGGTGTCCGGCCGGTTCCTCAAGGACTTCCGAGCGGTGGAGTGGTGA
- a CDS encoding alpha/beta fold hydrolase, with amino-acid sequence MVVVGAWLAMRDTSPVGHFTSAEGHDEYVRAYEQAMGDLPEPDATLDVRTDYGVVRVYRFDGAAPEKAPLVFLPGRSSASPVLAGNLESLLEVRTVYAVDLLGEPGASVQTRPIQGDADQARWLHQALAELPEPTVHLVGLSIGGWTAMNLAIRKPDTLASVIALDPAMTFADMPLETMARSIPATVGWFPKSWRDQFNSWTAGGAPVEDEPVAGMIESGMRHYALKLPAPQRFSAEQLATVDLPVLAIIAGESVMHDPGEAARQAEDTLPQGTVLTYDDASHAINGEYPEEIAADIDGFLSEAE; translated from the coding sequence GTGGTCGTCGTTGGAGCCTGGCTGGCGATGCGGGACACCTCACCCGTGGGGCACTTCACCTCGGCCGAGGGGCATGACGAGTACGTCCGGGCCTACGAGCAGGCGATGGGGGACCTCCCGGAGCCGGACGCCACGCTCGACGTGCGAACGGACTACGGAGTCGTCCGCGTCTACCGGTTCGACGGCGCGGCTCCCGAAAAGGCCCCGTTGGTGTTCCTGCCGGGCCGGTCATCGGCGTCGCCGGTGCTGGCGGGCAATCTTGAGTCCCTGCTGGAGGTCCGTACCGTGTACGCGGTCGACCTGCTCGGCGAGCCCGGAGCCAGCGTCCAGACGCGCCCGATCCAGGGCGATGCGGACCAGGCCAGATGGCTCCACCAGGCGCTGGCGGAACTGCCCGAGCCCACGGTGCACCTGGTCGGGCTGTCGATCGGCGGGTGGACCGCCATGAACCTCGCGATCCGGAAACCGGACACCCTCGCGAGCGTCATCGCGCTCGATCCGGCCATGACCTTCGCGGACATGCCGCTGGAGACGATGGCGCGGTCCATCCCGGCCACGGTCGGCTGGTTCCCGAAGAGTTGGCGCGACCAGTTCAACTCGTGGACCGCGGGTGGTGCGCCGGTCGAGGACGAACCGGTGGCGGGGATGATCGAGTCGGGCATGCGGCACTACGCTCTGAAGCTGCCCGCGCCGCAGCGGTTCTCCGCCGAGCAGCTTGCGACCGTCGACCTGCCGGTGCTGGCGATCATCGCCGGCGAGTCCGTCATGCACGACCCGGGGGAGGCCGCGCGGCAGGCGGAGGACACACTGCCCCAGGGGACCGTGCTGACCTATGACGACGCGTCCCATGCGATCAATGGTGAGTACCCGGAGGAGATTGCCGCTGACATCGACGGGTTCCTCAGCGAGGCGGAGTGA
- a CDS encoding DUF418 domain-containing protein: MRTDTAPTTAGPEWGARPESPPSGPVRRRIPFLDVARGWAMIGVVLMNAGMFAATAEAFGNTEGGPGTTAVNAAATLLFSERSRELLMLLLGIGAVLTWLSAARRGERPGWLLVRRYAVLFAVFGLAHWYVFDGDILTHYSLAAVVLVALLPLLLTGARWRPLALAAALLPLSAALQAAVPHLLFDAQFGVSTLAAFAIGVWLARLPGGDGGTAVSGIDGGEASVRTLAVRLSVWGVALSVAGVLALGGITLAFPRQFDAEGMPLPRTAVETALGSLSGDVLLIGGALLYFGLVWWLVDRGRTAARALGALAPLGQMSLTVYLGSTAVFLLTLDGHDGELSELTHLGIASGYVLVMALVCSLWLRFFRYGPAEWLWRCLTYLRPLPIRRHPTAGEPG, from the coding sequence GTGCGCACCGACACAGCTCCCACCACCGCGGGTCCCGAATGGGGCGCGCGCCCCGAGTCGCCACCCAGCGGCCCGGTCCGAAGGCGAATCCCGTTCCTGGACGTCGCTCGGGGGTGGGCGATGATCGGGGTCGTCCTGATGAACGCGGGCATGTTCGCTGCAACCGCCGAGGCGTTCGGGAACACCGAGGGCGGCCCGGGCACGACAGCCGTCAACGCCGCGGCAACACTCCTCTTCTCGGAACGCAGCCGCGAGCTGCTGATGCTGCTACTCGGTATCGGCGCGGTGCTGACCTGGCTGTCGGCGGCCCGACGCGGCGAGCGGCCAGGGTGGCTGCTGGTGCGCCGCTACGCGGTGCTGTTCGCGGTCTTCGGGCTGGCGCACTGGTACGTCTTCGACGGGGACATCCTCACCCACTACTCGTTGGCGGCCGTGGTCCTCGTCGCGCTGCTGCCGCTGCTGCTCACCGGTGCCCGGTGGCGGCCGCTCGCGCTGGCCGCGGCACTCCTCCCGCTCAGCGCCGCGCTGCAGGCAGCCGTGCCGCACCTGCTGTTCGACGCCCAGTTCGGCGTGTCCACGCTGGCGGCCTTCGCGATCGGGGTGTGGCTGGCCCGACTTCCCGGGGGCGACGGGGGCACCGCCGTGAGCGGGATCGACGGCGGAGAGGCGAGCGTCCGAACCCTCGCTGTGCGCCTCTCCGTCTGGGGCGTGGCGCTGAGCGTGGCGGGAGTCCTGGCCCTGGGTGGGATCACGCTCGCCTTCCCTCGACAGTTCGACGCCGAGGGCATGCCGCTACCGCGGACCGCGGTCGAGACGGCTCTGGGGAGCCTGAGCGGCGACGTGCTCCTCATCGGCGGCGCGCTGCTGTACTTCGGACTGGTCTGGTGGTTGGTGGACCGCGGCCGCACCGCGGCCCGTGCCCTGGGCGCGCTCGCCCCGCTCGGTCAGATGAGCCTCACCGTGTATCTGGGCAGCACCGCGGTGTTCCTGCTGACACTGGACGGTCACGACGGGGAACTGAGCGAGCTCACGCACCTGGGCATCGCCTCCGGATATGTCCTGGTCATGGCGCTGGTCTGTTCGTTATGGCTGCGCTTCTTCCGGTACGGTCCGGCCGAATGGCTGTGGCGGTGCCTCACCTACCTGCGTCCGCTGCCCATCCGACGCCACCCGACCGCCGGCGAACCGGGATGA
- a CDS encoding AraC family transcriptional regulator codes for MDPLSGLIDGTRAQSALLNQAILEPPWSLRVAEGAPLTLATALRGHAWLVLDDTEPTLMRTGDIAIICGTGHYTVADDPALPPELVVHSGGRYSTPDGVDVTDELRMTTRTCGESPNGPTVIMSGTYEVSGEVSARLLSALPRVLIVPGQGTCRAGLNLLAAELTVDEPGQQVVLDRMLDVALAATLRAWFDRPEAQTPGWYRAQSDPIVGEALRLIHDDPAQRWTVANLAARVGASRATFARRFSALAGEPPMSYLTGWRIAVAGDLLRTTDATIESIARQVGYANAFALSVAFKRHWGVSPAGYRTRTGSGADLPVSAAR; via the coding sequence ATGGACCCGCTCAGTGGGCTGATCGACGGAACGCGGGCGCAGAGCGCCCTGCTCAACCAGGCGATCCTGGAGCCGCCGTGGTCCCTGCGGGTCGCCGAGGGTGCGCCGCTCACGCTGGCGACCGCCCTGCGCGGGCATGCCTGGCTGGTGCTCGACGACACCGAGCCGACGCTCATGCGTACCGGCGACATCGCCATCATCTGCGGTACCGGCCACTACACGGTGGCCGACGATCCGGCGCTGCCCCCGGAACTGGTCGTCCACAGCGGCGGTCGGTACTCGACACCCGACGGGGTCGACGTCACCGATGAGCTACGCATGACGACGCGTACCTGCGGCGAGAGCCCAAACGGGCCGACGGTGATCATGAGCGGCACCTATGAGGTCAGCGGCGAGGTCAGCGCCCGCCTGCTGAGTGCGCTGCCCCGAGTGCTCATCGTTCCCGGGCAGGGCACCTGCAGGGCGGGACTGAACCTGCTCGCCGCCGAACTGACCGTTGACGAACCCGGCCAGCAGGTGGTGCTGGACCGGATGCTGGACGTGGCCCTGGCCGCCACACTGCGCGCGTGGTTCGACCGCCCCGAGGCCCAGACACCGGGCTGGTACCGGGCGCAGAGCGACCCGATAGTCGGCGAGGCGTTGCGGCTCATCCACGACGACCCCGCCCAGCGGTGGACCGTGGCGAACCTGGCGGCGAGGGTCGGGGCGTCGCGTGCCACGTTCGCCCGGCGGTTCAGCGCACTGGCCGGTGAGCCCCCGATGAGCTATCTGACCGGCTGGCGGATCGCCGTAGCCGGTGACCTGCTGCGCACCACCGACGCCACGATCGAGTCGATCGCCCGGCAGGTGGGCTATGCCAATGCCTTCGCCCTCAGCGTCGCCTTCAAGCGGCACTGGGGCGTCAGCCCGGCCGGATACCGCACGCGCACCGGCAGTGGCGCGGATCTCCCGGTTTCGGCGGCGCGCTAG
- a CDS encoding TetR/AcrR family transcriptional regulator codes for MPARSRGVGDGANRQPTITEQARRTQLVSVTIDLVATHGYAGCSLQRIADAAGITKGAVIYHFSAKNAVIRAAYDAVIDALTERVGAALRDASGPASAVDAYVESMIGYMAENPTHVRMIVEALSPANDTGIDDTPASAARWQPLADLVDAAVAAGEYRSDLDSATLAIILTGAIDAVVAQTLAEPGHDLFRGTAAILEMLHRTALRGQ; via the coding sequence GTGCCCGCCAGATCACGCGGCGTCGGCGACGGGGCGAACCGGCAGCCGACCATCACCGAGCAGGCACGGCGCACGCAACTGGTTTCGGTCACGATCGACCTGGTCGCCACGCATGGCTACGCCGGATGCTCGTTACAGCGCATCGCGGACGCCGCCGGCATCACAAAGGGCGCGGTGATCTACCACTTCTCGGCCAAGAACGCGGTCATCCGGGCCGCCTACGACGCGGTCATCGACGCACTCACCGAGCGGGTCGGGGCCGCACTGCGGGACGCATCGGGACCCGCGAGCGCCGTGGACGCCTATGTCGAGTCGATGATCGGCTACATGGCCGAGAACCCCACGCACGTGCGCATGATCGTCGAGGCACTCAGCCCCGCGAACGACACGGGCATCGACGACACCCCGGCATCAGCCGCCCGCTGGCAACCGCTCGCGGACCTCGTCGACGCGGCGGTGGCGGCCGGCGAGTACCGCTCGGACCTGGACAGCGCAACGCTGGCGATCATCCTCACCGGCGCGATCGACGCGGTCGTGGCGCAAACCCTGGCGGAGCCCGGCCACGACCTCTTCCGCGGTACGGCGGCGATCCTGGAAATGCTGCATCGCACAGCGCTGCGCGGCCAGTAG
- a CDS encoding NmrA family NAD(P)-binding protein, with product MYAVAGATGHVGGYAAKELLAGGEQVRVLVRSEEKGEMWSARGAQVAIADLGDRSAMAEALRGCQGVFLLLPAGEPEADFHTEQRRMADAVADAVAESGVPHVAMLSSIGAELPEGTGPLLPLNYLENRLRETAVVLSALRSFHFQEKVETVLGAVLEAGIYPNFGDSADVPKPMNATRDIGTIAAETLVSPPDASEIVDIEGPHYTERQVAETLSEVLAKPVPVVNIPRAAWVDTIAEGGASRHFAEVLAELYDADERGALRSQGDRVRHCQTELAQTLRSIVPVNT from the coding sequence ATGTATGCAGTCGCGGGTGCGACAGGGCACGTCGGCGGGTACGCCGCCAAGGAGCTGCTGGCCGGCGGAGAGCAGGTCCGGGTGCTGGTGCGCAGCGAAGAAAAGGGAGAGATGTGGTCGGCGCGGGGAGCCCAGGTGGCCATTGCTGACCTGGGCGACCGATCCGCGATGGCGGAGGCCCTCCGCGGATGCCAGGGCGTGTTCCTCCTGCTTCCGGCGGGCGAGCCGGAGGCGGACTTCCACACCGAGCAACGCCGGATGGCCGACGCTGTGGCCGATGCGGTCGCGGAAAGCGGGGTCCCCCACGTCGCCATGCTCTCCTCGATCGGCGCAGAACTTCCGGAAGGAACCGGCCCTTTGCTGCCCCTGAACTACTTGGAGAACCGGCTTCGCGAGACAGCGGTCGTGCTGTCGGCGCTGCGGTCGTTCCACTTCCAGGAGAAGGTCGAAACCGTCCTCGGTGCCGTCCTGGAGGCGGGAATCTATCCGAACTTCGGTGACTCGGCGGATGTGCCCAAGCCGATGAACGCGACCCGGGACATCGGCACCATAGCCGCCGAAACCCTCGTGTCGCCTCCGGACGCCAGCGAGATCGTCGACATCGAGGGCCCGCACTACACCGAGCGGCAGGTCGCCGAGACGTTGTCGGAAGTCCTCGCGAAGCCGGTTCCGGTGGTCAACATCCCGCGGGCGGCCTGGGTCGACACGATCGCCGAAGGCGGCGCCTCACGGCACTTCGCCGAGGTTCTGGCCGAGCTGTACGACGCGGACGAGCGAGGAGCCCTGCGGTCCCAGGGCGACCGGGTACGGCATTGCCAGACCGAGCTGGCGCAGACTCTCCGAAGCATCGTGCCGGTCAACACCTGA
- a CDS encoding S8 family serine peptidase — MQASATERATETVYFEAAVRPRSDISVFEEPSAIQTASLDELAPPVGRATRAAIEFQRLGLTIRHVGKYSISGECSRSLWEETFHTRVARRTRNLYDTETGEPSRDRAAISYLSHVADEPFTIPDSLSPLVERAYPQTPPQFLGAPLPPQPSYFHLRVPDDVALILRASGAHEHGVTGRGVLVAMTDTGFYKHPFYEWHGYNYNVTLAPDAMHMEQDENGHGTAEAANIFAAARDVDFVGVKMGGNATLAFKTAADLYPAVMTNSWGYHLPDTTTLPNFLKPLEIAVEDAVRNRGITVCFSGGNGQVAFPAMMPEVIAVGGVYAQATLQGADLDLMASDYASSFDSLVYPGRHVPDVCGLVGQQPKGIYIMLPVQPGCEIDAGLAGGTFPTGDQTTPSDGWAAISGTSAASPQIAGVCALLKQVQPGLSPELVKAVLKSSARDVQKGSSHMGQPAGPGHDGATGAGVVDASAACAMARSITPRDLSTVPPPR, encoded by the coding sequence ATGCAGGCTTCCGCGACGGAGCGTGCCACGGAGACCGTCTACTTCGAGGCGGCGGTGCGTCCACGGTCGGATATCTCGGTGTTCGAGGAGCCCTCCGCCATTCAGACGGCCTCACTCGACGAACTCGCACCCCCTGTTGGGCGTGCTACGCGGGCCGCCATCGAGTTCCAACGGCTCGGCCTGACGATCCGGCACGTCGGAAAGTACTCCATCAGTGGGGAATGCTCGCGGTCCCTGTGGGAGGAGACGTTCCACACCCGGGTCGCACGGCGCACGCGCAACCTGTACGACACGGAAACCGGCGAGCCGTCCCGCGATAGGGCGGCCATCAGCTACCTCTCCCACGTCGCGGACGAGCCGTTCACCATTCCCGATTCCCTGTCCCCACTGGTCGAGCGCGCCTACCCGCAGACCCCGCCGCAGTTCCTCGGGGCACCACTGCCTCCGCAACCCTCCTACTTCCACCTGCGCGTGCCAGACGACGTGGCGCTCATCCTGCGTGCCAGCGGGGCGCACGAGCACGGTGTCACCGGACGCGGTGTGCTCGTGGCCATGACCGACACCGGCTTCTATAAGCACCCTTTCTATGAATGGCACGGCTACAACTACAACGTCACCCTCGCGCCCGACGCCATGCACATGGAGCAGGACGAGAACGGCCACGGCACCGCCGAGGCGGCCAACATCTTCGCCGCCGCACGCGATGTTGACTTCGTCGGCGTGAAGATGGGGGGTAACGCCACCTTGGCCTTCAAGACGGCGGCCGACCTGTATCCGGCGGTGATGACCAACAGTTGGGGCTACCACCTCCCCGACACGACCACACTGCCCAACTTCCTGAAGCCGTTGGAGATCGCGGTTGAGGACGCGGTCCGCAACCGTGGCATCACGGTGTGCTTCTCGGGTGGGAACGGCCAGGTCGCCTTCCCCGCGATGATGCCGGAGGTGATCGCGGTTGGCGGTGTCTACGCGCAGGCGACGCTGCAGGGGGCGGACCTCGACCTGATGGCCTCGGACTACGCGAGCAGCTTCGACAGCCTCGTATACCCCGGACGGCACGTCCCCGACGTGTGTGGCCTGGTCGGTCAGCAACCGAAGGGCATATACATCATGCTGCCGGTGCAACCTGGTTGCGAGATCGACGCCGGTCTCGCCGGTGGCACTTTCCCCACGGGGGACCAGACCACCCCCAGCGACGGCTGGGCGGCAATCAGTGGCACGAGCGCGGCCTCACCGCAGATCGCCGGAGTCTGCGCCCTGCTCAAGCAGGTCCAGCCCGGCCTGTCGCCGGAGCTCGTCAAGGCCGTGCTCAAGTCTTCGGCGCGCGACGTCCAGAAGGGCAGCAGCCACATGGGCCAACCCGCGGGGCCCGGGCACGACGGTGCGACCGGCGCGGGCGTTGTCGACGCGTCGGCAGCCTGCGCGATGGCCCGCTCCATCACCCCGCGTGACCTGAGCACCGTGCCACCGCCGCGCTGA